Genomic DNA from uncultured Desulfuromusa sp.:
CAAGGGTATTGCAAAAGAGGTTCTTAAGTTCAGCATGCCTATGCTCCCTGGTTATGTGGCGATGTTTGTCAGGGGGAATGCTGATCGCGTATTGTTGCGCACTTTTCTGGGCTTGCACAGGTTGGTGTTTTTGAAGTCCTATTTAAGTTTGTTACATTAATAGGTTTTTTTGCGGTAGAGCCATTCACTAAGATCTGGAAAGTTAAGCGCTTCGAAATATGTGAACTTGAAGATGGCCCACAGATCATGTCACGGATATTTACTTATCATATGGCCATTCTACTTTTTCTTGGCTTAATATTTTCCCTTGAAGTGCCAGTTATCCTCAAGCTTCTTACTCCTGATGAGTTTTGGGTTAGCGGATTTATTGTCTATTTTGCAGTGTTATCCCGCGTCTTAAATGCAGCCTACTATCACCTGTTTTTTGGTTTGTTGTATGCGAAGAAAACTTTCAAAATTTCTATTATTCAAATGTCAACAGCTACTGCCAGCCTGGCATTTACTGTTCCTCTGGTTTGGGCGTACGGACTTATGGGGGCAGTGATAGCGTCTTTTTTGTCTGGTGTAATTCAATGTTTCATTGCCTACGCAATTTCAACATCTTTCTACCGGATCCCATTCCAATGGAGCTCAATCACCCGCATGTTAATTTTAATGACTGGTCTTTACTTATTGGCAAAAAAATTCACTATAGTGGGTACTAAGCTTGAGCTTTGGCTGAACCTTTATTTGGCCCCTTGGCTTGAATATATTGGAGAAATGTTGTTTCTTGATCGTATCAAAGACGGGAAGCTGCTTCATTATTTGGTTAATGGTCTGGCAGTTGTTACGGATGGGTTTATTTTGTTTTTATACTGTTGTCTATTTTTGGTTGGTTTAGTTTTTCTTAAAATTATACCTTCCGATATTGTTCGGTATTTATTTCATGTTGATACATTGCGTAAACCTTCCCGTATTTTCAATTGGGGTAATTAATATGCCAACTGTCAGTGTTGTTATACCGACATATAATGCAGAGAAATATCTTCCCGAGACATTAAAAAATATTTTAATGCAGACCTTTGATGATTATGAAGTAATTATTGTGGATGATTGTTCGACGGACAACACTAGGCAAGTTATAGGTGAAATTGATTCTGAAAAAATTCGTTATTTTTGTCTGGAGACAAATCATGGTGGCCCATCCCGGGCAAGAAATGTCGGAATCAATGAAGCTAGAGGTAAGTATATTGCTTTTTGTGACTCTGACGATCTGTTTGAGGTTGACCATTTAATGGACGCTGTCACTTTTTTTAGGCTTAGAACTGATCTCGGTATGATTTTCACTGATGAGTCAAAGTTTGATGATGAAACTGGCAAAGACTTGGGGAATTTCTTGAATGGGTATAATCAATTTCACAGTTTGCCCAAGAAGAAGGAGGAAGACGGCTTTTTTATCATTCAACCGGCTGATTCATTCCCCTGCCTTTTTTTTGAGAACTATATCATGCCTTCTGGAGTTGTAGCGCGAAGAGAGATCTTTGATGATGTTGGTCCGTTTGATGAATCACTCACAAATGGAGATGATTGGGATTTGTGGTTTAGAGTGACCAGGAAATACCAGATTGGTTTTATCAATAAAGTCGGTTTCAGATATCGAATTAGAGCGAATAGTGTATCGGCTCGCGGACCCATTTTGGCTAAAAACCGCTCAGAAGTTATCAGGAAGCAGATCGAATCTAGTTTGCCAAGTTTTCTTAATAAAAGAGCTAAAAAAATGATTTCTCATAATTATTTTGGCATCGGTTATTGTTCTCAGGTCCAAGGGGGCATGTCTGAAGCTCGTAAGAACTATCTACTTAGCCTACGGACTTCGTTGAATCTAGCCGCTTTTAAGGGTTTGTTTATTACTTTTCTTGGAAGAAATGTTTATTTTACCATACGAAAACTTAAGAAGCTTGTGGGTGGATAGCGAGGTATCTAATGTGTGGCGTTGTCGGTGTATATCATAGAACATCATCCGTTCTGACGAGTGATGTTAAAGCGCAGGAACTGGCAAGAGTGAAAGTAATGCTTGAGCCTTTAAAACTACGAGGGCCCGATGAACAAAATGTAGTTTCTTTTGGGTCAACTGTATTGGGACACACTCGTCTGAGTATTATTGACCTTAGTACAGGTAGTCAGCCCGTTTATAATGAGGATAAATCTGTTGCTGTAGTTTTTAACGGCGAAGTTTACAATTTTGAGGAACTACGCGATGATTTGAGAAAGAAGGGGCATGTTTTCCAATCTCGT
This window encodes:
- a CDS encoding glycosyltransferase family A protein — protein: MPTVSVVIPTYNAEKYLPETLKNILMQTFDDYEVIIVDDCSTDNTRQVIGEIDSEKIRYFCLETNHGGPSRARNVGINEARGKYIAFCDSDDLFEVDHLMDAVTFFRLRTDLGMIFTDESKFDDETGKDLGNFLNGYNQFHSLPKKKEEDGFFIIQPADSFPCLFFENYIMPSGVVARREIFDDVGPFDESLTNGDDWDLWFRVTRKYQIGFINKVGFRYRIRANSVSARGPILAKNRSEVIRKQIESSLPSFLNKRAKKMISHNYFGIGYCSQVQGGMSEARKNYLLSLRTSLNLAAFKGLFITFLGRNVYFTIRKLKKLVGG